The Leptospira montravelensis nucleotide sequence TAACAAAAAACATGTAACCATATCAAATCAAGTACCAAAAGATAAGAAAATTTTTGGTGATTTATATATGATTGAAACTGTATTAAGAAATTTAATTTCCAATGCTATTAAATATAGTAATGTAAATTCGGAAGTCACTGTAGGTGTTTTAGAATTTGATTCAAATGAACTTACAAATGAAAAATTAAAATATGATGTATTGAATACAACTTCACCAACGAATTCCACTATTTTTTTTATAAAAGACACTGGCATTGGAATGGAAAAGGAACAAATAGAAAATCTTTTCCGGTTGGATAAAAAATTTTCGACGAAAGGTACTGCAGAGGAATCTGGAACAGGACTTGGACTCATCCTATGTAAAGAATTTATAGATAAACATAAAGGCAATATATGGGTCGAAAGCGAACCTGGAATCGGTTCTACTTTTTATTTTAATTTAGGATAAAACACAATCTACTAATCAATAATTTCTACCTGAACAGAAGAATATATTTTTTCCAACGAATCAATTTTATATCATTCGTATATAATCTTATATGATCCACTTTGGAAAAAAAATATTTCTATATTTTTTCGTATTTGCCTTTCCTCTTTTTGCACAAAGTCAAACGAATAAACCAGAAACTAATCAAGATACTTCCAAAAAATCAGGATCATCATTAACTTCGAGACTTAAAGTGTTAGAACTGGCGGGAGAATTTTTACAAACACCTTCGGAAGGTGGTCCTCAGTCTGTTTCTAGTATCTTAAATTCGGCAAGGGTTGCAGCTAGTTTTGCAAATACCAATACAGCAAACAATCAATTGATGTTTAGTACACCTGTAAATAAAACAGATCTAACCATGTTTCAATCCAAGGAAGGATTGTCGCGTGGACTCGGTGGTGCTTCCCTAACTTATGAATTAGGACTTGTTTGGAAATTTTTCGAGACCTTCGGTTTAAAGTACGGAGGTTTTTACCAAATATCTTCTTTTAGTATTTCGGAAGTGAGCGGATACAATTGGGGACCTGGGAAAACACCCGTTGAGCTTAGTTCCGTTTCCAACATAAATTCTTCCCAAAGTTCCAAAGAATTTGGTTCCTTTGGTGCGAATGTTTCTATTGTAAAAAACTTTTGAATCTTATCTGCTGTCTTATTAGTAACGATACAATTCGTGAAACAGGACAATTAGATGAATCATAAATCGATTTTATATGCACAAAAACTAGACTTTCAATGGCCAACATTGGATCCCTTTTTGTTTTGTGTTCACCACGAAGATTTTTATCCTAAAGGCAATGGAAAGTTTGGCCCTGATGCCTCCTTACAAGGTAGACAAATTGGCCAAGACTTTGCCGGCAAAGATGGATGGAGAATGTACCACGGTGAAACCATTCCTGGATTTCCAGGACATCCACATCGCGGATTTGAAACCGTGACAGTTGTTCAAAGAGGTCTGGTTGACCATGCTGATTCCCAAGGAGCTGCCGGAAGGTATGGAGATGGGGACGTACAATGGATGACAGCTGGTTCCGGTATCCAACATTCCGAAATGTTTCCTTTAGTGGAAGAATCTAGTGAGAATACTTTGGAGTTATTTCAAATTTGGTTAAATCTTCCTGCTAAAAATAAATTTGTAGATCCTCATTTCAAAATGTTTTGGAATGAAGATATTCCTGTTAAAGTAGTTTCTGATACCGCTGGTAAAAAAGTAAAAATTAAAACGGTCGCAGGATCTTTGTTTGGCGAAAAACCGCTGGACCCACCTCCCGATTCCTGGGCAGGAGATCCGAAAAATGAAGTGGGAATTTATATTTTAGATTTAGATCCTGGTGTCAGTTTTGTTCTTCCTGGAAGTTCAGAAGGTAACAATAGAAATCTGTATTACTTCCGAGGTGAAGGCCTTGTCATCGATGAAGTGGTGGTACCAGGAAAACATATGTACAATCTAAAGTCCGATGTTTCTTCAGTATTAAAAAACGGATCGGAATCGGCTCGCATTTTGATTTTGGAAGGAAAACCCATTGCAGAACCAGTGATTCAATATGGACCTTTTGTGATGAACAAACAAGAAGAAATACAACAGGCGTTTGACGACTATCGCAAAACACAATTTGGTGGATGGCCTTGGGATTCTTATGATCCAGTTCATGTCGGAAAAGGAAGATTTGCTAGACATGCGGATGGAAAAGAAGAAATTCCCACTAAATTTTAAATTGAGAGGGAATTTCCGTTGCGAGTGAAAGGGAAAGTTTATCGGTCTGTCAAACAACCAGTACTTGCATCTTTTACCATTTGAATGTACTTCCAAAGATACCCAGTGGTGATCCTGTAAGGCGGTTTTTTCCAAGCCGCTCTTCTTTTTTCCATTTCTTCTGAAGAAACGATTACCTCTAGTTTGTTGGTGCGAGCATCAATGAGAATTTTATCCCCATCTTGGACAAGGGCAATTTCCCCTCCTTCCATTGCTTCAGGGGTGATATGACCTACTACAAATCCATGGCTTCCCCCAGAGAACCTTCCGTCGGTAATGAGTGCCACGTTATCACCAAGACCCGCTCCAATGATAGCAGAAGTTGGTTTTAACATCTCAGGCATTCCTGGACCGCCTTTGGGGCCTACATAACGAATCACAACCACATGTCCTGGTTTTACTTTACCATCGCGAATTCCAGCATTAGCTTCGACTTCCGAATCAAAACAGATCGCTTTGCCTTCAAACATCTCGCCTTCATGTCCTGTGATTTTGGCCACTGCTCCTTTTTTGGCAATATTGCCATAGAGCACTTGGATATGGCCCTCTTTTTTGATAGGGTTACTGACAGGTCGAAGTAAGTCCTGGTCACTCGGAAGATCAGGTAAACCTTCTAAGTTTTCTGCAATGGTTTTTCCAGTAACCGTCAAACAAGAACCATCAAGTAAACCTTCGCGTAACATAAATTTCATGATGGCAGGAGTTCCTCCAATGGCATGAAGGTCTTCCATAAGATACTTTCCACTTGGTTTCATATCTGCTAGAAGCGGAGTGGTATCAGTTACTTTTTGAATTTGTTCCAAATCGAGTGGGATTCCCATTGTTCTTGCAATTGCAATCATATGTAAGGCAGCGTTAGTCGAACCACCAAGAATGGTGACTACACGAAGTGCATTTAAAATCGATTTAGGAGTGATGATATCAGAAGGTTTGATATCCTTTTCTAAAAGATTATAAATATACTTTCCTATATTCATACACTCTTTCTTTTTTTCTTCGCTACGTGCAGGAGAGGAAGAACTATAAGGCAAACTCATTCCCATAACTTCTATGGCAGTTGCCATTGTGTTGGCAGTATACATTCCACCGCAAGCTCCAGGGCCCGGGCAGGAATTTTTAATCACTTCTTTAAAATCATCTTCTGTGATTTTGCCGTTTATTTTTTTTCCGTAAGCTTCAAAGGCTGAAACAATATTTAATTTTTCCCCTTTGTAGTTACCACCGTTGATGGTTCCGCCATAGACCATGATGGATGGACGGTTGAGTCTTGCCATTGCCATAATGGCCCCTGGCATATTTTTATCGCAACCAGCTGTAAAAAGCAGTCCGTCATAATAATGAGCACCAGCAATCGTTTCAATGGAGTCGGCTATGATTTCTCTGGATGGTAAGGAAAAACGCATTCCATCATTTCCGTTGGTAATTCCATCGCTCACACCAATTGTGTTAAAGAGTAAACCAACCATTTGTTTTGTATCTATTACACTTTTTTTCTGTAAGGCAGAAAGTGTGGTTAAGTGCATGTTACACGGATTTCCATCAAATCCTGTACTTCCAATTCCTATGAATGGTTTATTCAGATCTTCATAAGGAACTCCCGATCCAATGATCATGGCTTGGGAAGCTGGAAGGGATTCATCTTGGGTAAGAGTGCGGCTGTATCGATTCAAAGTCATAAAATTCAATTTCCTTTGGATTAAAGACAAAATGAAAGATGGCGAGGTTAAGGAAAGCGGATTTTAGATTTATGGAGGAGTGATTTCGACTAGGATTTTATTTTCAATATTTCCTTGTGTTAGGTCTTTTTCCCAATCCTTAAACTCTAAATTCAAACAGCTGTTAGCTCGATCACGATTCCCTTGGGGTAGAAACCCGTTGTTTGCGATGGTTTTTGCAGCTTTGGCGATTTTTCCACGCACAGACTCTAACCATTGGATCTCAGAAAAATTTGCCAATCTAACATTTGTAGAAGTTTGGAATCCTTCTAACTCACAAGAATCCACCACCCGGAATGTATACTTTGATTTTAAATTCTCTATCTCAGTGTCTGTGGTCGCTTTTAAAGCCAAGATCCCTGATTGGAAGATGGATTCCTGGCAGTCAGTAGTCCTATTTTGAATGGTTCTCATTTCATTGAACATAACATTCAATTCACTTTGTGTGAAAACAAGTTGGTTTACAGAACAAACTCCCAATGGTCGCCTGCTACAGAATTGGTTGTTAGTAGTAAGTGTTGTATCTGTTTTAATACAATTTCCCGATTGTCTGACCAAATACAATGTAGTCAGAAACAAAGTTTGTTTGTTTTTCTCATTTTTCTCTTTTTCGCTCCCATTTTCAAAACAAGAGGTAAAAAAAAGAACCAAATACAAACTAACCGCGATTCTTTTCAAAATCTTACCTCTATACCTATATTCACAAGAGGAATGATCGCCATTTTACCGTTAGGTGTTTGAGATACAATATAAGGAGAGTTGACTGTATCATAAGTAGGGGCAGGATTCTGATTTCTTTGGAAGTTTTTGGTATTATCAAAATCAAAACCAGCTTGGTTTCTTCTGCCGTAAAAATTTACAAATTCAATGTAAGTGTTCACATAACCCCAAGAATAATTTTCAATTCGATCGATCCGCAAATCAAATTGGTGGAAAGGTAGAAATCGATCGCTGTTATAATTTCCAGAATAATTTGGAAAATATAAATTCAAACCAAAAGTGGCAGCTTGGTTTGCTTGAGTAGCACTTGTGATGGGAGTGTAAGGTGTTCCTGAAAAATACCGAAACCTTCCACCCACCATCCATTCTGGATTGAACTTATAACCAAATACAATATTTAAAATATGAGTTCTGTCCAAATCATAAAGTTGTTCTTTGTCATTATTGTAAATGACTTCAACATTGTTATCATCGTAATAATTGATGTAATTAGTTCCCAATTTACTTTGTGCCAGAAGAGTTCTTGAATTATTGAGTAAGGCTCTATTTCGAGATTCATCACTATTCAACCTGGATTGGTTATTGATTCGTTTGGTGATAGAGTTTGTGTAGGAGATCCATCCAAAAAGCCCTGATTGTTCTCTTGGATCTTTTGTTTTTTTGATAAAAATTTCTACACCTTCTGAATGTCCATAACCTGCATTGGAATAGTTGAGATTTTTGGGAGTGATCGGATTTGCGAGTACCTTTGCCGTTTCATTTACAAAGACCCTAACATCATTATTGAGAGCATACGGATCTACAATATAGGCATCAGGAACAATGATGTTTTGAAAGATATTACGAAAACCTTCTATTTTAATTTGCCAATGATTTGCAAATTCTTGGCTCACACCTATTGAATTGTGTTCGGCTCTTTCCATAAACAAATTAGGATTTCCTGACTTGGGAGAGATTGCTTCAATGGATACTGGTGCATTATAATGAATTCCATGTCCCGCCATAATCCCTGTTTTTGTGGATTCAAAAAGATAACCACCCGTGATCCTGGGAGCCAAATTAGTTTCATTACTACCTGAATAATTGTCAACTCGTGCTCCTGGTGTTAGGCGAAAACCTGCATATTTAAAAGGAAGTTCTGCATAGGCAGATTTTTCCCGATAACGAATTCTATCTCCATCAATCACCGATCGAAACGCTGCATTCGAATTCAAAAGATCATTGAATATATTATAAAATAAGCGGTTATAAGAAGAAATATTTTCTCCCTTAAGAGTTGTCTCTCGGAAGCGACCCTGCACTCCCGCTTCGAGTTTGAGATGTTCCTCCCAAAGTTCCCATTCGAAAGCATTATGCACATAAGTAATAGAATCAGTGGTTCTGTTCTGTAATCCAAAAATATTTTCGGCCGTCAGTGGATTGGTAAAACGAAGTTCAAAAAATTCGTTAAAAGATGTTCGTGAATAAGATAAAGTATTTCGAAAGGTTTTTCCTTTCCAAACATAACGAATCGCATCGGTTCGGAACATACGATCGAGTCCTGTAGGTGGTCTTGGGTCTCCTCCTCCCCGTTCTAAATCTG carries:
- a CDS encoding pirin family protein, with the translated sequence MNHKSILYAQKLDFQWPTLDPFLFCVHHEDFYPKGNGKFGPDASLQGRQIGQDFAGKDGWRMYHGETIPGFPGHPHRGFETVTVVQRGLVDHADSQGAAGRYGDGDVQWMTAGSGIQHSEMFPLVEESSENTLELFQIWLNLPAKNKFVDPHFKMFWNEDIPVKVVSDTAGKKVKIKTVAGSLFGEKPLDPPPDSWAGDPKNEVGIYILDLDPGVSFVLPGSSEGNNRNLYYFRGEGLVIDEVVVPGKHMYNLKSDVSSVLKNGSESARILILEGKPIAEPVIQYGPFVMNKQEEIQQAFDDYRKTQFGGWPWDSYDPVHVGKGRFARHADGKEEIPTKF
- the ilvD gene encoding dihydroxy-acid dehydratase, which produces MTLNRYSRTLTQDESLPASQAMIIGSGVPYEDLNKPFIGIGSTGFDGNPCNMHLTTLSALQKKSVIDTKQMVGLLFNTIGVSDGITNGNDGMRFSLPSREIIADSIETIAGAHYYDGLLFTAGCDKNMPGAIMAMARLNRPSIMVYGGTINGGNYKGEKLNIVSAFEAYGKKINGKITEDDFKEVIKNSCPGPGACGGMYTANTMATAIEVMGMSLPYSSSSPARSEEKKKECMNIGKYIYNLLEKDIKPSDIITPKSILNALRVVTILGGSTNAALHMIAIARTMGIPLDLEQIQKVTDTTPLLADMKPSGKYLMEDLHAIGGTPAIMKFMLREGLLDGSCLTVTGKTIAENLEGLPDLPSDQDLLRPVSNPIKKEGHIQVLYGNIAKKGAVAKITGHEGEMFEGKAICFDSEVEANAGIRDGKVKPGHVVVIRYVGPKGGPGMPEMLKPTSAIIGAGLGDNVALITDGRFSGGSHGFVVGHITPEAMEGGEIALVQDGDKILIDARTNKLEVIVSSEEMEKRRAAWKKPPYRITTGYLWKYIQMVKDASTGCLTDR
- a CDS encoding TonB-dependent receptor plug domain-containing protein, with amino-acid sequence MKQYWLQLFSFLLTFVWVLPSYAEGNIEVIFQIVKSNSGKPVNNAVVISKKGKTSAISNEEGIAKLRFPEPGYYEIKISTADKTESVFREVRFKGQVILVTISESNLAGILVSGERDKTPLSRYGLVQDEIKRLPGVSGDSLKALQTVPGVVIGAPVGILPSVFTNIGSNLLTGNPYSNSERGDLSLRGGGTRQNQYYFDGFPLPYPFHLGNQSSVLNNNLIKSFDVFSGAFPAKYGYATGGIIAIEGTDRVDENKTVINTNLFLSDVYNQSKILPGLAMISSGRKNYPNVVLLQAYPQGIPEDAKFAEYQDYQWKLIWDINTEHRLTVQTFGTRDRQAYTKAQADLERGGGDPRPPTGLDRMFRTDAIRYVWKGKTFRNTLSYSRTSFNEFFELRFTNPLTAENIFGLQNRTTDSITYVHNAFEWELWEEHLKLEAGVQGRFRETTLKGENISSYNRLFYNIFNDLLNSNAAFRSVIDGDRIRYREKSAYAELPFKYAGFRLTPGARVDNYSGSNETNLAPRITGGYLFESTKTGIMAGHGIHYNAPVSIEAISPKSGNPNLFMERAEHNSIGVSQEFANHWQIKIEGFRNIFQNIIVPDAYIVDPYALNNDVRVFVNETAKVLANPITPKNLNYSNAGYGHSEGVEIFIKKTKDPREQSGLFGWISYTNSITKRINNQSRLNSDESRNRALLNNSRTLLAQSKLGTNYINYYDDNNVEVIYNNDKEQLYDLDRTHILNIVFGYKFNPEWMVGGRFRYFSGTPYTPITSATQANQAATFGLNLYFPNYSGNYNSDRFLPFHQFDLRIDRIENYSWGYVNTYIEFVNFYGRRNQAGFDFDNTKNFQRNQNPAPTYDTVNSPYIVSQTPNGKMAIIPLVNIGIEVRF